Proteins encoded together in one Nostoc sp. PCC 7524 window:
- a CDS encoding beta-ketoacyl [acyl carrier protein] synthase domain-containing protein encodes MEKIAIIGLSCLFPDANNPEQFWQNLTEQKDSTSSITVEQMGLDPTIFYDPVKGKPEKFYFLKGGFVRNFKFDASEYNLPSEFVESLDNTFKWSLYAAKQAIQNSGYWGNKEVLSKCGVILGTLSLPTKVSNQLIAPIYRQTIEPAVAELLQNQDFHLAAIPTTTKAATQNAMISGLPAALVAKAFSLSGTHFCIDAACSSAFYSIKLASHYLQSHKADVMLAGAISCSDPLFIRMLFSGIQGYPENGISAPLDKASRGLVTSEGIGMVMLKRYSDAVRDGDKILATVCGNGLSNDGKGKHLLSPNTKGQVLAFERAYQEAGLNPKAIDYMECHATGTLLGDTTELTSIESFFGQHQAKPLVGSAKANVGHLLVAAGMVSLTKTIYSLNHGVIPPTINVNDPIKSENNVISSDNIVRNPTPWPQNKPTKHVALSAFGFGGTNSHLILEK; translated from the coding sequence GTGGAAAAAATCGCCATCATCGGATTATCATGCCTCTTTCCTGATGCAAACAATCCCGAACAATTTTGGCAGAATCTCACTGAACAGAAAGATTCGACATCATCAATTACTGTCGAACAAATGGGTTTAGATCCCACAATATTTTACGACCCAGTTAAAGGCAAGCCGGAAAAATTTTATTTTCTCAAAGGTGGATTTGTCCGCAATTTTAAATTTGATGCCAGTGAATACAATCTGCCATCGGAATTTGTGGAAAGCTTAGATAACACCTTCAAATGGTCACTATACGCTGCAAAACAAGCTATTCAAAATAGTGGCTATTGGGGAAATAAAGAAGTCCTGTCTAAATGTGGAGTAATATTAGGAACTCTTTCCCTACCCACCAAAGTTTCTAATCAATTAATTGCACCCATTTACCGCCAAACCATCGAACCAGCAGTAGCGGAACTTTTACAAAATCAAGATTTCCATCTAGCGGCTATCCCTACAACTACTAAAGCCGCCACACAAAACGCCATGATTTCCGGCTTACCGGCTGCATTAGTTGCTAAAGCTTTCTCCCTTTCCGGTACTCACTTCTGTATAGATGCAGCTTGTTCCTCTGCCTTCTATAGCATTAAGTTAGCATCTCATTACCTACAGTCCCACAAAGCTGATGTCATGCTAGCTGGAGCTATCAGTTGCTCAGATCCTCTCTTCATCCGGATGCTATTTTCCGGTATCCAAGGCTATCCAGAAAACGGCATTAGCGCACCTCTAGATAAAGCTTCACGAGGCTTAGTTACATCCGAAGGTATCGGGATGGTCATGCTGAAACGCTACAGCGATGCCGTCAGAGATGGAGATAAAATCCTAGCGACGGTTTGCGGTAATGGTCTTTCTAACGATGGTAAAGGTAAGCATTTACTAAGTCCCAATACTAAAGGGCAAGTTCTAGCCTTCGAGAGAGCCTATCAAGAAGCTGGACTTAACCCCAAAGCTATTGATTATATGGAGTGTCACGCTACCGGCACATTACTGGGAGACACCACCGAACTCACCTCTATAGAATCCTTCTTTGGACAACACCAAGCCAAACCTTTAGTTGGTTCAGCCAAAGCCAATGTCGGTCACTTGTTAGTAGCTGCCGGTATGGTGAGTTTGACGAAGACAATATATAGCCTCAACCACGGTGTAATTCCCCCCACCATCAACGTCAACGACCCCATCAAGTCAGAAAATAACGTGATTTCGTCTGACAACATCGTGCGAAATCCGACACCTTGGCCACAAAACAAGCCAACCAAACACGTAGCCTTAAGTGCCTTTGGTTTCGGTGGTACAAACTCCCATCTGATTCTAGAGAAATAA
- a CDS encoding PfaB family protein, translated as MFEQENNNTAKIAIVGMDAFFGECNGLDAFERSIYDGKQHFIPLPPKRWYGIETQQELLQKYGLVEGKAPVGAYIKEFDIDTLTYKIPPNEVEKLNPQQLLLLTVADRALKDAKIPEGGNVAVIIATETELSVHQLQQRWDASWQVKDGINAAEITLPQDKIAQLETIVKDSVHHQVEIGEYLSYIGNIMASRISSLWNFTGPSFTLTAVETSAFKALEVAQMLLMTEEVDAVVVGAVDMAGGVENVLLHSQSANINTGVNTLSYDQKANGWTPGEGAGVVVLKRHDQALENGDRIYAVIDAISIGQTHSNLDGASVNQACQQALQTAGIQPDQVNYVEVYGSGIPQEDEAEIAGLVQAYPPVGNGLHCAIGSVKANIGHTFVASGIASLIKTALCLYYRYIPATPSWSGVKNPQAFEGSPFYVATESRPWFLSKNAPRRIAAVNGIGSDGTYAHVILSEEVKQQERPNRYLQQTPYYLFPVAADDRASLMAALESLQKSITNSDSLSQSASQAFNTYQQQTAAQYAVSITGRNKKELLREIESARKGINAAFEKGTDWQTPVGSYFTANPLGKKGEVAYVYPAAVNSYVGIGRNLFRLFPKLHDNPFVQSIYKRAADVERRVFPRSLSKLTTRQLEKLEKELLDDSLAMFEAEMFFTRLITTVIRDDFQIKPKYVFGYSLGETSMMVAQGVWSNFYEGSSSFNSSALFGDRLSGPKNAVREYWGLPKSTSASEDNLWGNYVLMASPVQVRDAIRNEPRVYLTQINTPEEVLIAGDPAACQRVIKTIGCNAFSAPFDHVIHCQAMRSEFDELVKLNTLPTQEIPGIVFYSAAEYQTITLESGAIARSIATGLSQELDFPKLVNRVYEDGTKIFIEAGAGSVCSRWIDKTLEDKEHITVSLNRRGMDDHSSIVKALGKLVSHRVNLDLSPLYSPVATSKQNKAMLRTVTVGGDSITDKILTEENRQLFQDVAKKKQPEQPLFSDSLTINSLNLAQAVNKIETPAVEIPNPTVEPEKDSMKTIMEYDLKIEEPVKFFESTVSDSATPEIVPELPATDEEFAIIINMLELNKVQYQKLNANNARITKNHTDFLKARQDFSKQLSEIIQLQMVCAADLLSEEAK; from the coding sequence ATGTTTGAACAAGAAAATAACAACACAGCTAAAATCGCTATTGTAGGCATGGATGCCTTCTTCGGTGAATGCAATGGCTTAGATGCTTTTGAACGCAGTATTTACGACGGTAAACAACACTTCATCCCCCTACCGCCGAAGAGATGGTACGGTATCGAAACACAACAAGAATTACTACAAAAGTACGGCTTAGTAGAAGGTAAAGCACCTGTAGGTGCATATATCAAAGAATTTGATATTGATACCCTCACTTATAAAATTCCACCCAACGAAGTCGAAAAACTCAACCCCCAACAACTGCTACTACTGACAGTGGCCGATCGCGCCCTTAAAGATGCAAAAATTCCAGAAGGGGGTAATGTAGCGGTCATTATCGCCACAGAAACGGAGTTATCTGTCCATCAACTCCAACAACGTTGGGATGCGTCTTGGCAAGTCAAAGATGGAATCAACGCGGCGGAAATTACTCTACCCCAAGACAAAATCGCTCAACTAGAAACCATCGTTAAAGATAGCGTTCACCATCAAGTCGAGATTGGTGAGTATTTAAGCTACATCGGTAACATTATGGCGAGTCGGATTTCCTCGTTGTGGAACTTTACCGGGCCTTCGTTCACACTCACGGCTGTAGAAACTTCCGCATTTAAGGCGTTGGAAGTGGCGCAAATGCTACTGATGACAGAAGAAGTAGACGCTGTAGTTGTCGGTGCAGTCGATATGGCTGGCGGTGTGGAGAACGTATTATTACACAGTCAATCAGCTAATATTAATACTGGTGTTAATACTCTCAGCTATGATCAAAAAGCCAACGGTTGGACACCGGGAGAAGGTGCGGGGGTTGTAGTTCTCAAACGTCATGACCAAGCATTAGAAAATGGCGATCGCATTTATGCTGTGATTGATGCTATTAGTATCGGTCAAACCCACTCAAACCTAGACGGCGCAAGCGTTAACCAAGCTTGTCAGCAAGCTCTACAAACGGCAGGTATTCAACCTGACCAAGTGAACTATGTCGAGGTTTACGGAAGTGGGATTCCCCAGGAAGACGAAGCGGAAATTGCTGGTTTAGTCCAAGCTTATCCACCTGTAGGTAATGGTTTACACTGTGCAATCGGTAGCGTCAAAGCCAATATCGGTCACACTTTCGTTGCTTCGGGTATCGCTAGCTTAATTAAAACGGCTCTGTGTCTGTATTACAGATACATTCCCGCCACTCCTAGCTGGTCTGGTGTGAAGAATCCCCAAGCCTTTGAAGGTAGTCCTTTCTATGTGGCGACGGAATCTAGACCTTGGTTTTTGAGCAAGAATGCTCCCCGACGTATCGCTGCGGTGAATGGGATAGGTTCTGATGGGACTTATGCTCATGTGATTTTGTCGGAAGAAGTCAAGCAACAAGAGCGTCCAAATAGGTATTTACAGCAAACACCTTATTATCTGTTTCCTGTGGCTGCTGATGACCGCGCTAGTTTAATGGCGGCTTTGGAGAGTCTGCAAAAGAGTATTACCAATAGTGATTCTCTATCTCAGAGTGCTAGTCAAGCCTTTAATACCTATCAGCAACAAACCGCAGCACAGTACGCTGTCTCGATTACCGGACGCAACAAAAAAGAACTTCTGCGCGAGATTGAATCAGCACGTAAAGGGATTAATGCTGCTTTTGAAAAGGGTACAGATTGGCAAACACCTGTAGGTAGTTATTTCACAGCTAACCCCTTGGGTAAAAAAGGCGAGGTGGCTTATGTGTATCCGGCGGCTGTGAATTCCTATGTGGGGATTGGTCGTAATCTGTTCCGACTCTTTCCCAAACTGCACGACAACCCCTTTGTGCAGAGTATTTACAAACGTGCGGCTGATGTGGAACGTCGGGTATTTCCGCGTAGTTTGAGCAAATTAACTACCAGACAACTAGAAAAGCTAGAGAAAGAATTGCTCGATGATTCCCTAGCCATGTTTGAAGCGGAAATGTTTTTCACCAGACTGATTACCACCGTGATTCGGGATGATTTCCAAATCAAACCCAAATACGTGTTTGGCTATAGCTTGGGTGAAACCAGCATGATGGTTGCTCAAGGGGTGTGGAGCAATTTTTATGAGGGTAGTAGTTCCTTCAACTCCTCAGCTTTATTTGGTGACAGATTATCTGGCCCGAAAAATGCTGTGCGTGAGTATTGGGGATTACCAAAATCTACCTCGGCTTCAGAGGATAATCTGTGGGGTAATTATGTGCTGATGGCGAGTCCTGTACAAGTGCGGGATGCAATCAGAAATGAACCGCGTGTTTATCTGACACAGATTAATACTCCCGAAGAAGTATTAATTGCAGGTGATCCGGCGGCTTGTCAAAGGGTGATTAAAACCATTGGCTGCAATGCTTTCTCTGCTCCCTTCGATCATGTGATTCATTGTCAAGCCATGCGATCGGAGTTTGATGAGTTAGTTAAATTAAATACTTTACCAACTCAGGAAATACCTGGAATTGTATTTTATTCGGCTGCCGAGTATCAGACTATCACATTAGAAAGTGGTGCGATCGCTCGTAGCATTGCGACAGGATTATCTCAAGAATTAGATTTTCCCAAATTAGTTAACCGTGTCTACGAAGACGGAACGAAAATCTTCATTGAAGCTGGTGCGGGTAGCGTCTGTTCTCGCTGGATAGATAAAACTCTGGAAGACAAAGAACACATCACCGTTTCCCTCAACCGTCGCGGGATGGATGATCATAGTTCCATTGTCAAAGCATTAGGTAAACTCGTTAGTCATCGGGTGAATTTAGACTTATCACCGCTTTACAGTCCCGTAGCAACTAGCAAGCAAAATAAAGCCATGCTGCGGACTGTGACAGTTGGTGGGGACTCAATTACTGACAAAATCTTGACAGAAGAAAACCGTCAACTCTTCCAAGATGTAGCTAAGAAAAAACAGCCAGAACAACCCCTATTTAGTGATTCCCTCACGATAAACTCTCTGAATTTAGCTCAGGCTGTAAATAAGATTGAAACTCCGGCTGTAGAAATTCCTAATCCTACAGTTGAGCCAGAAAAAGATTCCATGAAAACTATCATGGAATACGATTTGAAAATTGAAGAACCAGTAAAATTTTTTGAGTCTACTGTTTCTGACTCTGCAACGCCTGAAATAGTTCCTGAATTACCTGCAACTGACGAAGAATTTGCCATCATCATCAATATGTTGGAACTAAACAAAGTTCAGTATCAAAAACTGAACGCAAACAACGCACGCATAACTAAAAATCACACAGATTTCTTAAAAGCTAGACAAGATTTTAGTAAACAGTTGAGCGAAATCATTCAATTACAAATGGTCTGCGCCGCAGATTTATTGAGTGAAGAAGCTAAGTAA
- a CDS encoding type I polyketide synthase: MSANSIDTALAELESQISNCEKALLRCIEEKKMQSEKPMSINKINRQLQQNPIAIIGMASLVPQARNVREYWQNIINKIDCITDVPSTHWSVEDYYDPNPRTPEDKTYCKRGGFIPEVDFNPMEFGIPPSILEVTDVSQLLSLVVAKEAMEDAGYGDSREFNREMVGVILGVAMAKQLGMPLSARLEYPIWKKVLKSSGLSDEDTNKIVEKIQSAYVKWDENAFPGMLANVVAGRIANRLNFGAMNCVVDAACASSFGALKMAISELVEHRADMMLTGGVDTDNTIMAYISFSKTPAVSPSENVKPFDAKSDGMMLGEGVCMLVLKRLEDAVRDNDRIYAVIKGIGTSSDGRYKSIYAPRKEGQVNALRRAYEDAGFSPATVGLIEAHGTGTMAGDPTEFGSLRDFFSQHDNKKQHIALGSVKSQIGHTKAAAGAVSLVKTALALHHKILPPTINITEPNPKLNINDSSFYLNTETRPWIRAEGEAPRRAGVSSFGFGGTNYHVVLEEYESEQNRPYRLHSTPHEILLFASNPGELLKKCEEALGNLQSAGGEKHFLNLAQECQSVEIPQNAARVGFVAENLTEACKLMQTTIDLLKHKAGAANWEHPQGIYYRASGMELGGKVVSLFSGQGSQYLEMGRELVMNFPTLRRLYGYMDGLLLRDNLRSLSEIVFPHPVFNEDEKKAQAAALQRTEYAQPAIGAFSAGLYSILKQAGFKSDFVAGHSFGEITALWAAGVLSDQDYMYLVKARGQAMAAPKDPDHDAGTMLAVKEDISKIEPILKRFPQVAIANYNSPTQFVLAGSTGDIAKVREALQAQGYAAVPLPVSAAFHTSLIAFAQKSFAIATKSVTFNEPKLPVFTNVTGKQYPKEPQAIQKILETHLANSVLFKQEIENIYAAGGYCFVEFGPKRILTNLVKEILGDRPHVTVALNPSAQKNSDRSLREAVVQMRVLGMQLKNIDPYQTQPTLPPADKKKGISITLRGINYVSEKTKNAFVQALNDGHKVSLPAAPTVSVTATEVKQTPVISAPVATVAPAMSAPIKETNGNGRAAKIANHSNIITEAKPKMNSAILAPQLAEEKKMQTPEKLENFQRVLTSLEYLMTQFQQNQAENLQVHGTYLNHQMEYTKAFFQLMQQQNALFANAKTSQEAAQLKLVVMESLERSLMQFHSQQGETLRIHEKYLQEQVAYAKNFFDLIQQQYSMVLSSGVTAAATEAPVQEISKQIPAFTIDTPVVEAPASVAKVEPVAKPEFTIADAPVAPAAWQMQPEPVVEAPVVAPAPVAQVIAPPVKEVEVAPAPAPVVPAPVAAPAVDLAELGNNLLAIISDKTGYPVEMLEVEMDMEADLGIDSIKRVEILGGLQELYPDLPKPNLEELAEKRTIGQIIEFLQANAASGQPVAVATQPVVEVAAPVAPAPEVVPAPVVAPAAPAPEPVAVVETVTETEVADTTDYADIGQTLINIISEKTGYPVEMLELEMDMEADLGIDSIKRVEILGGLQEVYPNLPKPNFEELGDLRTIGQIVDYLQKLVGGEKKKPQSEFSWQPVKVIDGVQRRPAKLRYLPTPDRLEFKLPEGHICVITDDGTLTTSQVAQALTESGWKVVVLSFPQSIVPQRSPLPAGVNQVSLADMSEELLQEKLSAIATNYGTIGAFVHLHPRFQVANIGKVPFIPEEKAIVKHVFFMAKHLKKSLTEAGRYERSCFFTVTRLDGSFGLEHDVNFGAIGAGLFGLVKTLRWEWSNVFTRGIDLSPNLDARTSAQHIIDELHDSNLCIAEVAYGSQGRVTLISSFE; the protein is encoded by the coding sequence ATGTCTGCTAATTCAATTGATACAGCCTTAGCGGAGTTAGAAAGCCAAATTAGTAACTGCGAAAAGGCTTTGTTGCGGTGTATTGAGGAAAAAAAAATGCAATCAGAAAAACCAATGTCAATCAACAAGATTAACAGACAACTACAACAAAATCCTATAGCCATTATTGGTATGGCCTCTCTGGTGCCTCAAGCCAGAAATGTGCGGGAGTATTGGCAAAATATCATTAACAAAATTGATTGTATAACTGACGTTCCTTCTACCCACTGGAGCGTTGAAGATTATTACGACCCCAACCCCAGAACACCAGAAGATAAAACTTACTGTAAACGCGGTGGTTTTATTCCAGAGGTTGATTTTAACCCAATGGAATTCGGTATTCCTCCCAGCATTTTAGAGGTTACTGATGTTTCGCAACTATTAAGTCTCGTAGTTGCGAAAGAAGCAATGGAAGATGCTGGTTACGGCGACTCTCGTGAATTTAACCGCGAGATGGTGGGGGTAATTTTAGGGGTAGCTATGGCCAAGCAATTGGGTATGCCCCTTTCTGCGCGGTTAGAATATCCCATTTGGAAAAAAGTCCTCAAAAGCAGTGGACTTTCTGACGAAGACACCAACAAAATTGTTGAAAAAATCCAAAGTGCTTACGTCAAATGGGATGAAAACGCTTTCCCTGGGATGTTGGCTAACGTTGTGGCTGGACGCATCGCCAACCGCTTGAACTTTGGTGCAATGAACTGCGTAGTTGATGCAGCTTGTGCTAGTTCCTTCGGTGCGTTGAAAATGGCGATTAGCGAACTCGTCGAACATCGGGCCGACATGATGCTGACTGGTGGTGTAGACACTGACAACACCATCATGGCTTACATCTCCTTCAGCAAAACCCCAGCCGTATCTCCTAGCGAGAACGTCAAACCCTTCGATGCTAAATCTGATGGGATGATGCTGGGTGAAGGTGTTTGTATGCTGGTGCTAAAGCGTCTGGAAGATGCAGTGCGGGATAACGACAGAATCTATGCAGTGATCAAAGGCATCGGTACTTCCAGTGATGGACGCTACAAAAGTATTTATGCACCCCGCAAAGAAGGTCAAGTCAATGCTTTGCGCCGTGCTTACGAAGATGCAGGCTTCTCTCCCGCTACCGTTGGTCTGATTGAAGCGCACGGTACAGGGACAATGGCTGGCGACCCCACCGAGTTTGGTTCTTTAAGAGACTTCTTCTCTCAACACGACAACAAAAAGCAGCACATTGCCTTGGGTAGTGTGAAGTCCCAAATCGGACACACCAAAGCAGCTGCCGGTGCAGTCAGCTTGGTTAAAACCGCTTTGGCATTACATCACAAAATTCTGCCCCCCACAATTAACATTACAGAGCCGAATCCCAAGCTCAATATTAACGATTCATCTTTTTATCTCAATACCGAAACTCGTCCTTGGATTCGGGCGGAAGGGGAAGCACCAAGACGGGCGGGTGTTAGTTCCTTTGGTTTTGGTGGAACAAACTACCACGTAGTTTTAGAAGAATACGAAAGTGAACAAAACCGCCCCTACCGTCTACACAGCACCCCCCACGAAATCCTACTGTTTGCCTCTAATCCTGGGGAACTGTTGAAAAAGTGCGAAGAAGCTTTAGGTAACTTGCAATCAGCAGGTGGCGAAAAACATTTCCTCAACTTAGCGCAAGAGTGTCAATCTGTAGAAATTCCCCAAAATGCAGCCAGAGTTGGCTTTGTCGCGGAAAATCTCACAGAAGCTTGCAAGTTGATGCAAACTACCATTGATTTGCTCAAGCACAAAGCAGGCGCAGCTAACTGGGAGCATCCCCAAGGGATTTACTACCGTGCTTCCGGTATGGAATTGGGTGGTAAGGTTGTATCCTTGTTCTCTGGTCAAGGTTCTCAATACCTAGAAATGGGTAGAGAACTGGTGATGAACTTCCCCACCTTGCGCCGTCTCTACGGTTACATGGATGGGTTATTACTTAGAGATAACTTGCGATCGCTCTCAGAGATTGTTTTCCCCCATCCCGTATTTAATGAAGACGAGAAAAAGGCGCAAGCGGCTGCACTGCAACGCACAGAATACGCCCAACCAGCGATCGGCGCATTTAGTGCAGGTTTGTATTCCATCCTCAAGCAAGCTGGCTTTAAGTCTGACTTTGTAGCGGGACACAGCTTTGGTGAAATCACCGCTTTGTGGGCTGCGGGTGTATTGAGTGACCAAGATTATATGTACTTGGTGAAAGCTAGGGGTCAAGCAATGGCTGCGCCCAAAGACCCTGATCACGATGCAGGTACAATGTTGGCGGTGAAGGAAGACATCAGCAAAATCGAACCGATTCTGAAGCGATTCCCACAGGTAGCGATCGCCAATTACAATTCTCCCACTCAGTTTGTATTGGCAGGTTCCACCGGCGACATTGCCAAAGTGCGTGAAGCTTTACAAGCACAAGGCTATGCAGCCGTACCCTTACCAGTATCCGCCGCCTTCCACACCTCACTGATTGCTTTCGCGCAGAAGTCATTTGCGATCGCTACCAAATCAGTCACCTTCAACGAGCCAAAACTTCCTGTATTCACCAACGTTACAGGTAAGCAATATCCTAAAGAACCCCAAGCGATTCAAAAAATCCTGGAAACTCACCTAGCTAACTCGGTGCTGTTCAAGCAGGAAATTGAAAATATCTACGCAGCTGGTGGTTACTGCTTCGTGGAATTCGGGCCAAAGAGAATCCTCACCAACTTAGTAAAAGAAATTCTCGGCGATCGCCCTCATGTTACCGTAGCCTTGAATCCCAGCGCCCAGAAAAACAGCGATCGCTCCTTACGGGAAGCAGTAGTGCAAATGCGCGTCCTGGGTATGCAATTGAAGAACATCGACCCATACCAAACCCAGCCTACCTTACCCCCAGCCGATAAGAAAAAAGGTATCAGCATCACCTTACGGGGTATCAACTACGTGTCAGAAAAAACCAAAAACGCTTTTGTGCAAGCGTTGAATGATGGACACAAGGTATCCTTACCTGCTGCACCTACAGTCAGTGTCACCGCTACTGAAGTTAAACAGACACCTGTTATCTCTGCACCAGTGGCAACAGTCGCACCAGCGATGTCTGCACCAATCAAAGAAACTAACGGTAACGGACGCGCCGCCAAAATTGCCAATCACTCTAATATCATCACTGAAGCCAAACCTAAAATGAACTCTGCGATCCTTGCACCTCAACTAGCTGAAGAAAAGAAGATGCAAACACCAGAAAAACTGGAAAACTTCCAGCGAGTGTTAACAAGCTTAGAGTACCTGATGACTCAGTTCCAGCAAAACCAAGCTGAAAATCTGCAAGTTCACGGTACTTACCTCAACCATCAGATGGAATATACCAAAGCGTTCTTCCAACTGATGCAACAGCAAAATGCTTTGTTTGCTAACGCTAAGACTTCCCAAGAAGCTGCTCAACTCAAGCTAGTAGTGATGGAAAGCTTGGAGCGCAGTTTGATGCAGTTTCACTCCCAACAAGGTGAAACCCTCCGCATCCATGAAAAATATCTTCAGGAACAAGTAGCTTACGCGAAAAACTTCTTCGACCTCATTCAGCAACAATACTCAATGGTTCTTTCGAGTGGCGTAACCGCAGCAGCCACCGAAGCACCAGTTCAAGAAATTAGCAAGCAAATCCCCGCTTTCACCATCGACACCCCTGTTGTGGAAGCACCCGCATCTGTGGCTAAAGTTGAACCTGTAGCAAAGCCTGAATTCACCATCGCTGATGCACCTGTTGCACCCGCAGCGTGGCAAATGCAGCCTGAGCCTGTAGTTGAAGCACCCGTGGTTGCACCTGCGCCTGTGGCTCAAGTTATTGCTCCCCCAGTCAAGGAAGTGGAAGTTGCACCCGCACCTGCACCCGTTGTACCTGCACCTGTAGCTGCTCCCGCCGTAGATTTGGCTGAGTTGGGTAACAACCTGCTAGCAATTATCAGCGATAAGACTGGCTACCCAGTAGAAATGCTGGAAGTAGAAATGGATATGGAGGCTGACTTAGGTATTGACTCCATCAAGCGGGTAGAAATCTTAGGCGGATTGCAAGAATTGTATCCTGACCTACCCAAGCCAAACTTAGAAGAATTGGCAGAAAAACGCACCATCGGTCAAATTATCGAGTTCCTACAAGCTAACGCTGCTAGCGGTCAACCTGTAGCAGTTGCCACTCAGCCAGTAGTCGAAGTAGCCGCACCAGTTGCACCTGCACCTGAAGTAGTTCCTGCACCAGTTGTAGCTCCTGCTGCACCTGCACCTGAACCAGTAGCAGTTGTAGAAACAGTTACTGAAACTGAAGTTGCAGACACCACCGACTATGCAGATATCGGTCAAACTCTGATTAACATTATCAGTGAGAAAACTGGCTACCCAGTAGAAATGCTCGAACTGGAAATGGACATGGAGGCTGACTTAGGGATTGACTCCATCAAACGGGTAGAAATTTTAGGGGGATTGCAAGAAGTATATCCCAACCTGCCCAAACCCAACTTTGAAGAATTAGGCGACTTACGCACAATCGGTCAAATTGTTGACTACCTCCAGAAGCTGGTGGGAGGTGAAAAAAAAAAGCCGCAGTCTGAGTTTAGCTGGCAACCAGTAAAAGTCATCGACGGTGTACAACGCCGTCCAGCCAAACTCAGATACCTACCAACACCCGATCGCCTAGAGTTCAAATTGCCAGAGGGACACATCTGTGTAATCACCGATGATGGAACTCTGACTACCTCCCAAGTAGCGCAAGCTTTAACGGAAAGTGGTTGGAAAGTGGTAGTTTTGAGCTTCCCCCAATCGATTGTTCCCCAACGCTCGCCCTTACCCGCAGGCGTGAACCAAGTTAGCCTCGCAGATATGAGTGAAGAACTACTGCAAGAAAAATTATCTGCGATCGCTACTAACTACGGCACAATTGGGGCTTTCGTTCACCTCCACCCCAGATTTCAGGTAGCGAACATCGGCAAAGTTCCTTTCATCCCAGAAGAAAAAGCGATCGTGAAGCACGTTTTCTTTATGGCGAAGCACCTGAAAAAATCCCTGACTGAAGCTGGACGTTATGAGCGTAGTTGTTTCTTCACTGTCACTCGGTTAGATGGTAGTTTTGGATTAGAGCATGATGTGAATTTTGGTGCGATCGGTGCTGGGTTGTTTGGGTTAGTCAAAACTCTGAGATGGGAATGGTCGAATGTATTTACCAGAGGAATTGACCTCAGCCCCAACTTAGATGCAAGAACTTCAGCACAGCACATCATTGATGAGTTGCATGATTCTAATCTTTGTATTGCTGAAGTCGCTTACGGTTCTCAGGGACGTGTTACTTTGATTAGTTCTTTTGAGTAA